The genomic region AACAGTAATCACTTACATTCAGCATCCCGATCCCGTTCAGGGTACGCCTGTAATACCTCAGCCTGCTCTCGCCTGTGGCATTGTCAGGCCGGTACTGAACCCACTTACACAACCAACAACAATATTATTTTATCcattattattaattaacaaCTTAATAATGATATGAATAATTTTGGTAAGTGTTTATAATACCTCTCGACCACCAGAAAGCGACGAGTATCAAAGCCATCGGGCCGTACTAACGGAATATGGTGGTAGGCCTAGGAAAGCATCAAGCTGACGCATCCTCCCAAGTTGCGTTGACCATGTTTCGTGGCCCGGCACATCTGGCGGTACAGCCATGCCAGCACAGCCGAACCCCACGACAACCGGCCACACGTATCAAGGTCCTCCAGCAGGGGAAGCCACCTGATATGCACCCGAGAGTCAGATGCAATTGGGAAGAGGATACCCCCTATCAACTGCATGATGTATCCTCTCGTGTACCTCATCAGGCGCTCCTCTGTGGCGTCCTGCTCTAGCTCTCCACAAACCGTATTATGGAACCAAGTGAGCTTCACAGTCCACTTCGTCTGTGACTGTCTGTCCTCTGGGCCGGGAACAACATCCAGAATATGCTCATATAACTCCTCAATGGTCCGTCCCTGATGGTGCTACTCCCACCCACCTATGCATCCACTCACAGGATCACTGTCAATCCTGAGTCCCAACTGATAGGCCACATCCTGTAGGGTGATAGTCATCTCCCCGCACGGTAGACGAAAGGTATGGGACTCAGGCCTCCACCTCTCTATCAATGTCGAGGCAAGCGACCAATCGTGCTCGAACTCGACCATATAGGCCATATACTCAAACTCGGCTCGTCTCAGATATGGCCTAATCTGCTCCAGCGGCCGTGTCATCAGATTCCATCTGGTGCGCAAGATTCGAGGCGCctaccaaacaaaaaaaaaaggtaagAAAAAAGGGAcggtaaagaaatataataaCAAGTTCACTGCTtattaaatacaataaaataaaaaaaaagtaaaaaattataCCACTCGATCAAGCCTCCCAACAATGTGCTCAGCGTGATCCAATCTATACATCTCATCCTCATATCCCAATAACTGTTGCTCCATCAAAACACAATctagtaaaataaaatcaaacacgaaattattaaaaaataaattaaatgaaaaatagCTTATAAACCTATTAATTTTAAGGTTACCCAATTTAATTGACGTCGTCATGTAACTAATTAATTTATAACTAACTCAACTCTAAATTTTATTGCTCACGTTTCTTTCTTATCTAAGTTAACCTAATTAATTATTCCACTAATTACCTTCTAATTCACAACGCAAGCTAATAACTCTGACTAAATTAACTAATAATATACTTTCTTATATTCATTAACATGTTTGTAGACAATAAACAGTAACTATACTGAAAAACGGTAACATAAAACAATCTACTTAACATAACAACACTTAAAAGTACgtctaactaactaacatgtaaacagTAAATCTGTTATTCTAACCAACAAAAAATCTATACCTAACAATTTTATCTAACATGTAAACAATAACTTTATATAAGCATaagaaataattttaattaagatAAAAAATAGACTATTATTTACTAACCTAGAATATCGTTCATACCAAACTTTACGAATatagaaaacacaaaaaagaataataaaaaaaatttgaaagaaagaataaaagaa from Arachis ipaensis cultivar K30076 chromosome B02, Araip1.1, whole genome shotgun sequence harbors:
- the LOC107626549 gene encoding protein MAIN-LIKE 1-like produces the protein MEQQLLGYEDEMYRLDHAEHIVGRLDRVAPRILRTRWNLMTRPLEQIRPYLRRAEFEYMAYMVEFEHDWSLASTLIERWRPESHTFRLPCGEMTITLQDVAYQLGLRIDSDPVSGCIEDRQSQTKWTVKLTWFHNTVCGELEQDATEERLMRYTRGYIMQLIGGILFPIASDSRVHIRWLPLLEDLDTCGRLSWGSAVLAWLYRQMCRATKHGQRNLGGCVSLMLS